The Fusobacterium sp. genome contains a region encoding:
- the gyrA gene encoding DNA gyrase subunit A has translation MSNVNNRYIEDEMKESYLDYSMSVIVSRALPDVRDGMKPVHRRILFAMSELGMTYDKAYKKSARIVGEVLGKYHPHGDSAVYGTMVRMAQDFNYRYLLVDGHGNFGSIDGDSAAAMRYTEARMAKISNELIDDIDKNTIDFRKNFDDSLDEPTVLPAKLPNLLLNGATGIAVGMATNIPPHNLGELVDGILALIENPELTPLELMEYVKGPDFPTGGIIDGQKGIRDAYMTGRGKVRVRGKVEIEEHKSGKASIIIKEIPYQLNKATLIERIADLVKDKRVTGITDLRDESDRHGIRVVIEIKKGEEPELILNKLYKYTELQNTFGIIMLALVNNAPRVLNLKEILHEYLKHRFEVVTRRTKFDLDKAEKRAHILQGYKIALDNIDRIIEIIRGSSDGNQARELLIEKYAFSDVQARAILDMKLQRLTGLERGKIDAEHAEIEKHIAELREILSDESKIYEIIKGELLYLKEKYNDNRRTLIENERMEILPEDLIKDENVILTLTNRGYVKRMEVSKYKAQKRGGKGVASQNTIEDDFVESIESASNLDTLMIFTNQGRVFNIKVYEIPETSKQSRGKLMSNIIRTREDEKIRAVIKTRDFSKDNEVVFVTKEGLIKKTNLNEFKNINNSGLKAIKLKEDDDIIYVGLIEKIDQEQVFIATKQGYSIRFNSDNVRPTGRDTMGVKSITLRPGDSIVSALLIKDENGSILTVTENGYGKRTRIDEYPLQARSGKGVINIRCNAKTGAVVSVLPVTEGEELMAITSSGIVIRMPLDTIALYGRATQGVIIMKVDGAEKVVSITRVQSEEEEEETSESNSVETEDNIEEAEIVESKEK, from the coding sequence ATGTCAAATGTTAATAACAGATATATAGAAGACGAGATGAAAGAATCATATCTCGACTATTCCATGAGTGTAATTGTCAGTAGAGCACTTCCAGATGTAAGAGATGGAATGAAGCCAGTTCACAGGAGAATACTTTTTGCTATGAGTGAACTTGGAATGACTTATGATAAAGCATATAAAAAATCTGCCAGAATTGTTGGAGAAGTTCTAGGTAAATATCATCCCCATGGAGACTCAGCAGTATATGGAACAATGGTAAGAATGGCTCAGGATTTCAACTACAGATACTTACTTGTAGATGGTCATGGAAACTTTGGATCAATAGATGGGGATTCAGCAGCTGCTATGAGATATACAGAAGCAAGAATGGCAAAAATAAGTAATGAGCTTATAGATGATATAGATAAGAACACTATTGACTTTAGAAAGAACTTTGATGATTCATTGGATGAACCAACAGTTCTCCCAGCAAAACTGCCTAATTTACTTTTAAATGGAGCAACAGGAATAGCAGTAGGGATGGCTACAAATATTCCTCCTCACAATCTTGGAGAACTTGTAGATGGAATACTTGCTCTTATAGAAAATCCAGAACTTACTCCTTTGGAGCTTATGGAATATGTAAAAGGGCCAGACTTTCCTACTGGAGGAATAATTGATGGTCAAAAAGGTATCAGAGATGCCTATATGACTGGAAGAGGTAAAGTAAGAGTAAGAGGTAAAGTAGAAATAGAGGAGCATAAAAGTGGAAAGGCTTCTATTATTATAAAGGAAATTCCATATCAACTAAATAAGGCTACTCTCATTGAAAGAATAGCTGACCTTGTAAAAGATAAAAGAGTAACTGGAATAACAGATTTGAGAGATGAATCTGATAGACATGGTATAAGAGTAGTTATAGAGATTAAAAAAGGTGAAGAACCAGAACTTATATTAAATAAATTATATAAATATACAGAACTTCAAAATACATTTGGTATAATAATGCTGGCTCTTGTAAATAATGCACCAAGAGTGCTCAATCTTAAAGAAATACTTCATGAATATTTAAAACACAGATTTGAAGTAGTAACCAGAAGAACTAAATTTGATTTGGACAAGGCTGAAAAAAGAGCCCACATATTACAAGGTTACAAAATTGCTCTCGATAATATTGACAGAATAATTGAAATTATCAGAGGATCATCAGATGGAAATCAAGCCAGAGAGCTTCTGATAGAAAAATATGCTTTCTCTGATGTTCAAGCCAGAGCTATATTGGATATGAAATTACAAAGGCTTACAGGTTTAGAAAGAGGAAAAATTGATGCTGAACATGCTGAAATAGAAAAACATATAGCAGAATTGAGAGAAATACTTTCTGATGAGTCTAAGATATATGAAATAATCAAAGGGGAACTTCTTTATCTAAAAGAAAAATACAATGATAATAGAAGAACTCTCATTGAAAATGAGAGAATGGAAATACTTCCAGAAGATCTTATAAAGGATGAAAATGTAATACTTACTCTTACAAATAGAGGTTATGTAAAGAGAATGGAGGTAAGTAAGTATAAAGCTCAAAAAAGAGGTGGAAAAGGAGTAGCAAGCCAAAACACTATAGAAGATGATTTTGTTGAAAGTATAGAATCTGCTTCTAATTTAGATACTCTGATGATATTTACAAATCAAGGAAGAGTATTTAATATAAAAGTTTATGAAATTCCAGAGACTTCTAAGCAATCAAGAGGAAAGCTTATGAGTAACATCATCAGAACAAGAGAAGATGAGAAAATAAGAGCAGTCATTAAAACAAGGGATTTTTCTAAGGATAATGAAGTAGTATTTGTTACTAAAGAAGGACTTATTAAAAAGACTAATCTAAATGAATTTAAAAATATTAATAATTCTGGATTAAAAGCTATCAAATTAAAGGAAGATGATGATATAATATATGTAGGACTCATAGAGAAGATCGATCAGGAGCAGGTATTCATTGCAACAAAACAAGGATATTCTATCAGATTCAACAGTGATAATGTAAGACCTACTGGAAGAGATACTATGGGAGTTAAATCTATAACTTTAAGACCTGGAGATTCAATTGTATCAGCACTTCTGATTAAAGATGAAAATGGAAGTATTCTTACAGTAACAGAAAATGGATATGGTAAGAGAACAAGAATAGATGAATATCCATTACAGGCTAGATCAGGTAAGGGAGTAATAAATATAAGATGTAATGCTAAAACTGGAGCAGTTGTATCAGTACTTCCTGTAACTGAAGGAGAAGAATTAATGGCTATAACATCTTCTGGTATTGTTATCAGAATGCCTCTTGATACTATTGCACTTTATGGAAGAGCTACTCAGGGAGTAATCATAATGAAAGTTGATGGAGCTGAAAAAGTTGTATCAATAACTAGAGTACAGTCTGAAGAGGAAGAGGAAGAAACATCAGAATCTAATTCTGTAGAAACAGAAGATAACATAGAAGAAGCAGAAATAGTGGAATCAAAGGAAAAATAA
- the remB gene encoding extracellular matrix regulator RemB yields MYIYLENELVIPTENIIIIIDYIHLKNTCNNDFYNNEIKNKKLINLALEEEKSVVITDSEIYITSYALSTLMSRGNEYLRISGGSNSNE; encoded by the coding sequence ATGTATATTTATTTAGAGAATGAACTTGTAATACCAACAGAGAATATTATAATTATTATTGACTATATACATTTGAAAAATACCTGTAACAATGATTTTTATAACAATGAAATAAAAAATAAAAAATTAATAAATTTAGCTCTAGAAGAGGAGAAAAGTGTAGTAATAACTGATAGTGAAATATATATTACATCATATGCATTATCAACTCTAATGAGCAGAGGAAATGAGTATCTTAGAATAAGCGGAGGTAGTAATAGTAATGAGTAA
- a CDS encoding DciA family protein: MIEIENIGRMIERTIEKSRRLKEGILKAQWKKIAGKLSEKSQVLYIREDILYVVVENSSVLHFMELNKKKYINKVNEILNGNIINNILFRISKINENEIYDDMYIDNNNLSEEEILEDRCSNIDFNEMDIFQKIEHLKKSAEKKEQRLINVGYRKCPKCGTYFKGNEDMCKICRDKKNRG; encoded by the coding sequence ATGATAGAGATAGAAAACATAGGGAGAATGATAGAAAGGACAATTGAAAAGAGCAGAAGATTAAAAGAAGGAATTCTCAAAGCTCAATGGAAAAAGATAGCAGGAAAACTTTCTGAAAAAAGTCAGGTCCTTTATATAAGAGAGGATATACTTTATGTTGTTGTAGAAAATTCATCAGTACTTCATTTTATGGAGCTGAATAAAAAAAAATATATAAATAAAGTTAATGAAATATTAAATGGAAATATAATAAATAATATATTGTTTCGTATCTCTAAAATAAATGAAAATGAGATATATGATGATATGTATATAGATAATAATAATTTATCTGAAGAGGAAATTTTAGAGGATAGATGTTCAAATATAGATTTTAATGAAATGGACATATTTCAAAAAATAGAACATTTAAAGAAATCTGCTGAGAAAAAAGAACAAAGATTGATAAATGTGGGATATAGAAAGTGTCCAAAGTGTGGAACATATTTTAAAGGGAACGAAGATATGTGTAAAATATGTCGAGATAAAAAAAATAGAGGTTGA
- the gyrB gene encoding DNA topoisomerase (ATP-hydrolyzing) subunit B, which yields MSNNYQAENITVLEGLEAVRKRPGMYIGTTSERGLHHLVWEIVDNAVDEALAGYCDKIIVNILPDNIIEVIDNGRGIPVGIHPKYNKSALEIVLTVLHAGGKFENDNYKVSGGLHGVGVSVVNALSLWTDVTVKTDGKIWYQKYNRGIPEEDVKEIGVTTDHGTAVRFKADHEIFETLIYDYNTLKNRLKELAYLNKGLEIHLSDSRKEPYKKEEFKFEGGIVDFLKEITEDTEKLIPEPIYMSGEVDNVTVDIAFLYTVNQAEVIYSFVNNINTHEGGTHVSGFRTALTRVINDVGKAQGYLKEKDGKLQGNDIREGVTAIVSVKVPQPQFEGQTKTKLGNSEVTGIVSTLVGTNLKIVLEDNPNDTKIIIEKILNSKKAREAAQKARELVLRKSVLEVGSLPGKLADCSSKNPDECEIYIVEGDSAGGSAKQGRDRSHQAILPLRGKILNVEKAGLHKSLENNEVRAMITAFGTSIGDSFNIEKLRYGKIILMTDADVDGAHIRTLLLTFIYRFMVDLIYNGNVYIAQPPLYKITTGKQIRYAYTDRELKEITDVFEGDDRKYTLQRYKGLGEMNPEQLWDTTMNPDTRTLLQVTIDDARAADMLFDKLMGDKVDPRREFIEENAVYVKNLDI from the coding sequence ATGAGTAATAATTATCAAGCGGAAAATATTACAGTCCTTGAAGGACTGGAGGCTGTAAGAAAAAGGCCTGGAATGTATATAGGTACCACTTCTGAAAGAGGACTTCATCACTTGGTATGGGAAATTGTAGACAATGCTGTAGATGAGGCTCTTGCAGGATATTGTGATAAAATTATAGTAAATATACTTCCAGACAATATTATAGAAGTAATTGATAATGGAAGAGGGATACCAGTAGGGATTCATCCTAAATATAATAAATCAGCCCTTGAGATAGTACTTACTGTACTCCATGCAGGAGGAAAGTTTGAGAATGATAACTACAAAGTATCTGGAGGACTTCATGGAGTAGGGGTATCAGTAGTAAATGCTCTTTCACTATGGACAGATGTCACTGTAAAAACTGATGGAAAAATCTGGTATCAAAAATATAACAGAGGGATACCAGAAGAAGATGTAAAAGAAATTGGGGTAACAACAGATCATGGGACAGCAGTAAGATTTAAGGCTGATCATGAAATATTTGAAACTCTTATTTATGATTATAATACTTTAAAAAATAGATTAAAAGAGCTGGCTTACTTGAATAAGGGATTGGAAATACACCTTAGTGACAGCAGAAAAGAACCATATAAAAAAGAGGAATTTAAATTTGAGGGAGGTATAGTAGATTTTCTTAAGGAAATAACAGAGGATACCGAAAAACTTATACCAGAACCAATATATATGTCAGGAGAAGTAGATAATGTAACTGTAGACATTGCTTTTCTTTATACTGTAAATCAAGCAGAAGTTATATATTCTTTTGTTAATAATATTAATACTCATGAGGGAGGAACTCATGTAAGTGGATTCAGAACTGCTTTGACAAGAGTAATAAATGATGTAGGAAAAGCTCAAGGATATTTGAAAGAAAAAGATGGAAAATTACAAGGAAATGATATTAGAGAAGGAGTTACAGCAATTGTTTCAGTAAAAGTTCCTCAACCTCAGTTTGAAGGACAGACTAAAACGAAACTTGGAAACTCTGAAGTTACAGGTATAGTATCAACCTTAGTTGGAACTAATTTAAAAATAGTGTTAGAAGATAATCCTAATGATACAAAAATAATAATAGAAAAAATATTAAATTCTAAAAAGGCTAGAGAAGCAGCTCAAAAAGCTAGAGAACTTGTACTTAGAAAATCAGTTTTAGAAGTTGGTTCCCTTCCTGGTAAACTTGCTGACTGTTCATCTAAAAATCCAGATGAATGTGAAATATATATAGTTGAGGGAGATTCAGCAGGCGGGTCAGCAAAACAAGGAAGAGACAGATCACATCAAGCTATACTTCCATTGAGAGGTAAAATATTGAATGTGGAAAAGGCGGGACTTCATAAATCTCTTGAAAACAATGAAGTAAGAGCTATGATAACAGCCTTTGGTACAAGTATCGGAGATAGTTTTAATATAGAAAAATTAAGATATGGAAAGATAATTCTTATGACAGATGCTGATGTAGATGGTGCTCATATTAGAACTCTGCTTCTTACTTTTATATATAGATTTATGGTAGATCTTATTTATAATGGAAATGTGTATATTGCACAGCCACCTCTATATAAAATAACTACTGGTAAGCAGATAAGATATGCTTATACTGACAGAGAGCTTAAAGAAATAACTGATGTTTTTGAAGGAGATGACAGAAAATATACTCTTCAAAGATATAAAGGACTGGGAGAAATGAATCCTGAACAGCTTTGGGATACAACTATGAACCCTGATACAAGAACACTTCTACAGGTAACTATAGATGATGCAAGAGCAGCAGATATGCTGTTTGATAAGTTAATGGGAGATAAAGTAGATCCTAGAAGAGAATTTATAGAAGAGAATGCAGTATATGTAAAAAATCTTGATATCTAA